A single genomic interval of Paludisphaera rhizosphaerae harbors:
- a CDS encoding RNA polymerase sigma factor — protein MRHAEPMEPELERLISQCLKGDESAWDLMFERYQPHLLSYILYLLRGEGGVELAEEIAAAVWCSLCSDSFVRLRRFDPAIGGFLRYLGLLARGEIWRRKRADRSRASRESRVARKESTVPDCERGLVIQEFLDTLTPREREFCLAYLLNEFEPSSRRNFSAANGWQLRCRVFKKFRTYYGRNS, from the coding sequence ATGCGTCACGCGGAGCCGATGGAGCCCGAGTTGGAACGACTCATCTCCCAGTGCCTGAAGGGGGACGAGTCGGCCTGGGATCTCATGTTCGAGCGTTACCAGCCGCATCTCCTCTCGTACATCCTGTATCTGCTACGGGGCGAGGGGGGCGTTGAGCTGGCTGAAGAGATCGCGGCCGCCGTGTGGTGCTCGCTGTGCAGCGACTCGTTCGTCCGGCTTCGGCGGTTCGATCCGGCGATCGGGGGCTTTCTCCGCTACCTTGGACTGCTGGCCCGAGGCGAGATCTGGCGGCGGAAGCGGGCGGATCGCAGCCGAGCGTCGCGCGAGAGCCGCGTGGCGCGGAAGGAGTCGACGGTTCCCGACTGCGAGCGCGGCCTCGTCATCCAGGAGTTCCTGGACACCCTCACCCCTCGCGAACGTGAATTTTGCCTTGCCTACCTGCTGAACGAGTTTGAACCCTCCTCTCGCCGCAACTTCAGCGCGGCCAACGGCTGGCAGCTTCGCTGCCGCGTCTTCAAGAAGTTCCGGACCTACTACGGTCGGAACTCCTGA
- a CDS encoding beta strand repeat-containing protein, translating to MTWLSRLLPQSKGHHLNTTDFNRRIKSRRRRMTLENLEDRVVLSNVLVTFDQPSGILTITPDQFNNQFKITEQSTAAGGKVVVEALPVLPGVFQTTINSTAVPFTSWEAVTKIVVNFQGGNDTDVVQLVGPGAAVNTTVRDVQYNFIPVTGTTSLGSTVLPAQASSITGVNNAGGLTIGSTSGGLGTAATPFSITNSSFQSMSITQAGSGASNVSMSGVTVAGNVSVALGTTATSTLAITGATFGPTTLTQTGAGNGDSISVKNSTLQNLAIGQGNGTGDIVTVDTVALSDTGNGLRVQQGTGSSNTITVTKVTTPSLAPPTTIPPLSSIPSIIIMQGVGGSGIGTTATVDQSVVEGDIRISQGNGYNDVARITNSSGGFVVAANPPVIPVPVAVLGTAFISQGNGTNLTALVSGGSFNSVSVTQGTATVVPPAPATPLPNTATVTGLTFIYGGISIAQNNSNAASPTGATTATISGNATSPTGSHSITQGATAGMVATITTSSVTAGTASITQGNGTGDKATISSMTAGLGFTIGQGSGTGDTATVTSVIVTGGSGLVNQAGTGATATLTTVTVTGGNVTVNQAGGTATLTTVTVNNPSILAGIGNVVINQTGGGTATLTGITALFGDLSIIQGGTGASTASLKTSTIGSTIPYGPYALPVRGAVTISQNGGGSSATVGAAGGTVAVNELTISQDAASAGGGTATVDGTNVVDNLTITQGGSGGNYAMYLATNASVTVGNQTNLTQGGANNAIFFAAVLGNATTFLTYGLQVLAGTTGGALVAAKNLIVLDFFGGYIDAGGTGNTFFDGGGNVGIIVSPNFAVFSF from the coding sequence ATGACTTGGCTTAGCCGTCTCCTCCCGCAGAGCAAGGGCCACCACCTCAACACGACCGACTTCAACCGCCGGATCAAGTCGCGCCGCCGGCGCATGACCCTTGAGAATTTGGAGGACCGCGTGGTCCTCAGCAACGTGCTGGTCACCTTCGATCAGCCCAGCGGCATCCTCACCATCACCCCCGACCAGTTCAACAACCAGTTCAAAATCACCGAACAGAGCACGGCGGCGGGCGGCAAAGTCGTCGTCGAAGCCCTCCCCGTCCTGCCCGGCGTCTTCCAAACCACCATCAACAGCACGGCCGTCCCCTTCACGTCGTGGGAAGCCGTGACGAAGATCGTGGTCAATTTCCAGGGCGGCAACGACACTGACGTCGTCCAGCTCGTCGGCCCTGGCGCCGCGGTGAATACAACTGTTCGCGACGTCCAGTACAACTTCATCCCGGTGACCGGGACGACAAGCCTGGGCTCGACGGTCCTGCCGGCGCAGGCCTCCTCGATCACCGGCGTCAACAACGCCGGCGGCCTCACGATCGGCTCGACGTCCGGCGGCCTTGGCACGGCGGCGACGCCCTTCTCGATCACCAACAGCTCCTTCCAGAGCATGTCGATCACCCAGGCGGGCTCGGGCGCCTCGAACGTGTCGATGAGCGGCGTTACGGTCGCCGGCAACGTCAGCGTGGCACTGGGGACCACCGCGACCAGCACCCTCGCGATCACCGGGGCCACCTTCGGCCCGACCACCTTGACCCAGACCGGCGCCGGCAACGGCGACAGCATCAGCGTCAAGAACTCGACGCTGCAGAATCTGGCGATCGGCCAGGGGAACGGGACCGGCGACATTGTCACGGTGGACACCGTCGCGCTGAGCGACACGGGCAACGGGCTCCGCGTGCAGCAGGGCACTGGAAGCAGCAACACGATCACCGTCACCAAGGTCACGACGCCCAGCCTGGCGCCGCCGACGACGATTCCGCCGCTCTCCTCGATCCCGAGCATCATCATCATGCAGGGCGTCGGCGGCAGCGGCATCGGGACGACGGCCACGGTCGACCAGTCGGTCGTCGAGGGCGACATCCGGATCAGCCAGGGCAATGGCTACAACGACGTGGCCAGGATCACCAACAGCAGCGGCGGCTTCGTCGTCGCGGCCAACCCGCCGGTCATCCCGGTGCCGGTCGCCGTTCTGGGCACCGCCTTCATCTCGCAGGGCAACGGCACTAACCTGACGGCCCTGGTCAGCGGCGGGTCGTTCAACAGCGTGAGTGTCACGCAGGGAACCGCCACCGTGGTTCCGCCAGCGCCGGCCACGCCTCTCCCCAACACGGCGACGGTCACCGGCTTGACGTTCATCTACGGCGGCATCTCGATCGCCCAGAATAACTCGAACGCCGCCAGCCCGACCGGCGCCACCACGGCGACGATCAGCGGCAACGCCACCAGCCCGACCGGCAGCCACTCCATCACCCAGGGGGCGACCGCGGGCATGGTCGCCACGATCACGACCAGCTCGGTCACCGCCGGAACCGCGTCGATCACGCAGGGCAACGGCACCGGTGACAAGGCGACGATCTCGAGCATGACCGCCGGCCTCGGGTTCACCATCGGCCAGGGCAGCGGCACCGGCGACACCGCCACGGTGACCAGCGTTATTGTGACCGGCGGCAGCGGCCTGGTGAATCAGGCCGGCACTGGTGCGACCGCAACCCTCACCACCGTCACGGTGACCGGCGGCAACGTCACGGTCAACCAGGCCGGCGGCACTGCGACTCTGACCACCGTCACGGTGAACAACCCCTCGATTCTGGCGGGCATCGGCAACGTCGTGATCAACCAGACCGGCGGCGGGACCGCCACCCTGACCGGCATCACGGCCCTGTTCGGCGACCTGTCGATTATCCAGGGCGGCACCGGCGCCAGCACGGCCAGCCTGAAGACCAGCACGATCGGGTCGACGATCCCGTACGGTCCGTACGCGTTGCCGGTCCGGGGCGCCGTGACCATCAGCCAGAACGGCGGCGGCAGCAGCGCCACGGTCGGCGCGGCCGGCGGGACGGTTGCGGTCAACGAACTGACGATCTCTCAGGACGCCGCCAGCGCCGGCGGCGGCACGGCGACCGTCGATGGCACGAACGTCGTTGACAACCTGACCATCACTCAGGGCGGCAGCGGCGGCAACTACGCGATGTACCTCGCCACCAACGCGAGCGTCACCGTCGGCAACCAGACGAATCTCACCCAGGGCGGCGCTAACAACGCCATCTTCTTCGCGGCCGTCCTCGGCAACGCGACGACCTTCCTCACCTACGGCCTCCAGGTCCTCGCCGGCACGACGGGCGGCGCCCTGGTGGCGGCCAAGAACCTCATCGTGCTCGACTTCTTCGGCGGCTACATCGACGCCGGCGGGACGGGCAACACCTTCTTCGACGGCGGCGGCAACGTGGGCATCATCGTCTCGCCGAACTTCGCCGTCTTCTCGTTCTGA
- a CDS encoding AAA family ATPase, which yields MFEALNQNPVFSGGIWLMVVGAAAAMLRNAPGRIWAFVQRRFSIAVEVPDRDPAFRWLQVWLASQPYAGRARDLSLATTWVPADAEPGSEGAVSFDQDESASRGGGTKVKFLLSPAPGVHWMFYQNRFVILNRSRRDLQAGNARTFQETLSLQVLGGSRQLIEDLLEEARALACPKSPGVSILTSRYESWEATSWQPRRPLASLVLSDGVLEEVMEDLREFSRSRTWYVERGVPYRRGYLLHGPPGNGKTTLVLAAAGELNLSVAVLSLSNRILSDDSLRAMVDALPPSTILLIEDVDCAFKTERTTGDQTGVTLSGLLNALDGVSSREGRILFLTTNHPERLDPALVRPGRVDKRVTLCNATRSQARRLYRWFYRGCGVTDARLDELANLFAEQVPEGEICMAAVQEHFLRHRNSPEAAAHEVEFETTAAEEPEPSAAEL from the coding sequence ATGTTTGAGGCCTTGAATCAGAACCCCGTCTTCTCGGGCGGGATCTGGCTGATGGTCGTGGGCGCGGCGGCGGCCATGCTGCGGAATGCGCCTGGGCGGATCTGGGCGTTCGTGCAGCGACGATTCTCGATCGCCGTCGAGGTGCCCGACCGCGACCCGGCCTTCCGCTGGCTCCAGGTCTGGCTGGCCTCGCAGCCGTACGCCGGCCGGGCTCGCGACCTGAGCCTGGCGACGACCTGGGTGCCCGCCGACGCCGAGCCCGGATCGGAAGGGGCGGTGTCGTTCGACCAGGATGAGAGCGCGTCGCGCGGCGGCGGGACCAAGGTGAAGTTCCTGCTCTCGCCTGCGCCGGGCGTCCACTGGATGTTCTACCAGAATCGGTTCGTGATCCTGAACCGGAGCCGTCGCGACCTCCAGGCGGGGAATGCGCGGACGTTCCAGGAAACGCTGTCGCTCCAGGTGCTCGGCGGCTCGCGTCAACTGATCGAGGATCTGCTGGAGGAGGCCCGCGCGCTGGCCTGCCCGAAGTCGCCGGGGGTGAGCATTCTGACCAGCCGGTATGAGTCGTGGGAGGCCACGTCGTGGCAGCCGCGACGTCCCTTGGCGTCGCTGGTGCTGAGCGACGGCGTGCTCGAAGAGGTGATGGAAGACCTCCGCGAGTTCAGCCGGTCGCGAACGTGGTACGTCGAGCGCGGGGTGCCGTATCGTCGCGGATACCTGCTGCACGGGCCGCCGGGCAACGGCAAGACGACGCTGGTGCTGGCCGCAGCCGGCGAGTTGAACCTGTCGGTCGCCGTCCTCAGCCTGAGCAACCGGATCCTCTCCGACGACTCGCTGCGTGCGATGGTCGACGCGCTTCCCCCCTCCACGATCCTGCTGATCGAGGACGTCGACTGCGCCTTCAAGACCGAGCGGACGACGGGCGACCAGACCGGCGTGACGCTCAGCGGCCTGCTCAACGCGCTCGACGGCGTCAGCTCGCGCGAGGGGCGGATCCTGTTCCTGACCACGAACCACCCGGAGCGGCTCGATCCTGCGCTCGTGCGGCCGGGGCGCGTCGATAAGCGGGTAACGCTGTGCAACGCCACCCGAAGCCAGGCGCGGCGGCTTTACCGCTGGTTCTACCGCGGCTGCGGCGTGACCGACGCCCGCCTCGACGAACTGGCCAATCTGTTCGCCGAGCAGGTTCCCGAGGGCGAGATCTGCATGGCCGCCGTGCAGGAACACTTCCTCCGGCACCGGAATTCGCCCGAGGCCGCGGCCCACGAGGTCGAGTTCGAAACGACCGCGGCCGAAGAGCCGGAGCCCTCGGCCGCGGAACTCTGA
- a CDS encoding prolyl oligopeptidase family serine peptidase codes for MSNRWATLCLLILTGPPAWAQAPGEKLRPIPPPGVAIPDADRAALQAGADALAKKIDGLRGSLKDRPKLLALLPDVQIFQIAVDSALRYGEFFDVKEVPGAKALLKEGEARAEALGRGEAPWDSATGLVVRGYVSKIDGSVQPYGLVVPKSFRADSPHEFRLDVWCHGRGETLSEVNFLRQRMNSVGEFAPANAFVLHPYGRFCNANRFAGEVDLFEALDDVRSHYPIDDDRLVMRGFSMGGAACWQYATHHPGLWAATSPGAGFVEAFDFLKLARDPAPPPSYEQTLWRLYNSTDYAANLFNVPTVAYSGEKDGQKQAADFMARALADEGIDMVHVIGAGAGHKYTPEAKVEVDRRLDAIARIGRDPLPSHVVFTTYTLRYNQSNWVQLDGLAKHWEKARVDAELQAPHGGPALKTSNVTALTLTIPSGRSPFDIRRPVKVRIDDAEIDAPKPGSDCSWTASFRKVDGRWTLAGPDDGTTLAKRHGLQGPIDDAFFESFLMVRPTGAAAHEKVGAWASAEMSHAVDRWRKQFRGQARVKDDKDVSEADIASSNLVLWGDPGSNAVLAKILDRLPVKWTNDRVEIAGQSHDAATSAPILIYPNPLNPKRYIVLNSGFTYREVDDLNNARQSPKLPDFAVVDVASPPTSRTPGKVVQAGFFDEAWKPRAEGRP; via the coding sequence ATGTCGAATCGATGGGCGACGCTCTGTCTCTTGATCCTCACCGGCCCCCCGGCTTGGGCCCAGGCCCCCGGGGAAAAGCTGCGGCCGATCCCCCCGCCGGGCGTCGCGATCCCCGACGCCGACCGCGCCGCGCTCCAGGCCGGGGCGGATGCACTCGCGAAGAAGATCGACGGCCTCCGCGGCTCGCTCAAGGATCGTCCCAAACTGCTGGCGCTCCTGCCCGACGTCCAGATTTTCCAGATCGCCGTGGACTCGGCCCTGCGGTATGGGGAGTTCTTCGACGTGAAGGAAGTGCCGGGGGCGAAGGCTCTCCTGAAGGAGGGTGAGGCCCGCGCAGAGGCCCTCGGCCGCGGCGAGGCGCCGTGGGATTCGGCGACCGGCCTGGTCGTCCGAGGTTACGTCTCGAAGATCGACGGGTCGGTGCAGCCTTACGGGCTGGTCGTGCCGAAGTCGTTCCGGGCGGATTCACCCCATGAGTTCCGGCTCGACGTCTGGTGTCACGGCCGGGGCGAGACCCTCAGCGAGGTTAACTTCCTCCGCCAGCGGATGAACTCCGTCGGCGAGTTCGCCCCGGCGAACGCCTTCGTGCTGCACCCCTACGGGCGGTTCTGCAACGCCAACCGATTCGCCGGCGAGGTGGACCTGTTCGAGGCCCTCGACGACGTCCGCTCCCACTATCCCATCGACGACGATCGACTCGTCATGCGAGGCTTCTCGATGGGAGGCGCCGCTTGCTGGCAGTACGCGACCCACCATCCCGGGCTCTGGGCCGCGACATCCCCCGGCGCGGGGTTCGTGGAGGCGTTCGACTTCCTCAAGCTCGCCCGCGATCCGGCCCCCCCGCCCTCGTATGAGCAAACGCTCTGGCGGCTCTACAACAGCACCGACTACGCGGCCAACCTGTTCAACGTGCCGACGGTCGCCTACAGCGGCGAGAAGGACGGCCAGAAGCAGGCCGCCGACTTCATGGCCCGCGCCCTGGCCGACGAGGGGATCGACATGGTCCACGTCATCGGCGCCGGGGCCGGCCACAAGTACACGCCCGAGGCCAAGGTCGAAGTCGACCGCCGCCTCGACGCCATCGCCCGGATCGGCCGCGACCCCCTCCCCTCCCACGTCGTCTTCACGACCTACACCCTGCGCTACAACCAGTCGAACTGGGTCCAGCTCGACGGCCTGGCGAAGCACTGGGAGAAGGCCCGCGTCGACGCCGAGCTTCAGGCCCCGCACGGCGGCCCCGCCCTCAAGACCTCCAACGTTACGGCCCTGACCCTGACCATCCCCTCCGGCCGCTCCCCGTTCGACATCCGCCGGCCGGTGAAGGTCCGCATCGACGACGCCGAGATCGACGCCCCCAAGCCCGGTTCGGACTGCTCGTGGACCGCGAGCTTCCGCAAGGTCGACGGCCGTTGGACGCTCGCCGGCCCCGACGACGGGACGACCCTCGCCAAACGCCACGGCCTTCAGGGACCAATCGACGACGCCTTCTTCGAAAGCTTCCTGATGGTCCGACCGACCGGCGCAGCGGCCCATGAGAAGGTCGGCGCCTGGGCCTCGGCCGAGATGTCCCACGCGGTCGACCGTTGGCGAAAGCAGTTCCGCGGCCAGGCGCGCGTCAAGGACGACAAGGACGTCTCCGAGGCCGACATCGCCTCCTCAAACCTGGTCCTCTGGGGAGACCCGGGGAGCAACGCGGTCCTCGCCAAGATCCTCGACCGCCTGCCCGTGAAGTGGACGAATGACCGCGTCGAGATTGCCGGCCAATCGCACGACGCGGCCACGTCCGCCCCGATCCTCATCTACCCCAATCCGTTGAACCCGAAGCGATACATCGTGCTCAACAGCGGCTTCACCTACCGCGAGGTCGACGACCTCAACAACGCCCGGCAGTCGCCCAAGCTGCCGGACTTCGCCGTGGTCGACGTCGCCTCGCCGCCGACCTCGCGGACGCCGGGGAAGGTCGTCCAGGCGGGGTTCTTCGACGAGGCCTGGAAGCCCCGCGCCGAGGGGCGGCCCTGA
- a CDS encoding DUF1559 family PulG-like putative transporter codes for MMARSASFGRSLPTLFVVMTLALAGVPWFVVRYREAWEAARDADCRGQLYQYGFALRNYYDAHGSFPLVVTVDDQGRPMFSWRAAAFQEWTGHPLNGVYRFDVPWDDPANAAMSSYDTSGFFYWCPSGNGRQTKATDYVAVIGPHTAWPEGRGLRLDEITDGPENTILVVEVDDSGILWMESRDFSMEEILDRGGSRRHAGWFNALFADGRVRKIRQDVDRQTLKALLTIDGGESVDPRSWEHP; via the coding sequence ATGATGGCCCGATCAGCCTCGTTCGGAAGGTCCTTGCCGACTCTCTTCGTCGTCATGACCCTGGCACTGGCGGGCGTTCCATGGTTCGTGGTTCGGTATCGGGAGGCCTGGGAGGCCGCTCGCGACGCCGACTGTCGTGGGCAGTTGTATCAGTACGGGTTCGCACTGCGAAACTACTACGACGCTCACGGTTCGTTTCCCCTGGTCGTTACGGTCGACGATCAGGGACGTCCCATGTTCAGTTGGAGGGCGGCCGCGTTTCAGGAATGGACCGGGCATCCGCTGAACGGGGTCTATCGCTTCGACGTCCCTTGGGATGATCCCGCTAATGCGGCCATGTCGTCGTATGACACGTCGGGTTTTTTCTATTGGTGTCCCAGCGGCAACGGACGGCAGACGAAGGCGACGGATTACGTCGCGGTGATCGGCCCGCACACGGCCTGGCCGGAGGGACGCGGGCTGAGGCTCGACGAGATCACGGACGGGCCGGAGAATACGATCCTCGTCGTCGAGGTGGACGACTCCGGGATTCTCTGGATGGAGTCTCGGGATTTCAGCATGGAGGAAATTCTTGACCGCGGCGGCAGCCGTCGGCATGCCGGCTGGTTCAACGCCCTTTTCGCGGACGGCCGGGTGCGGAAGATCCGTCAGGACGTGGACCGGCAGACTTTGAAGGCGCTGCTGACCATCGACGGCGGCGAATCGGTCGATCCCCGATCCTGGGAACATCCCTGA
- a CDS encoding RNA polymerase sigma factor, with product MPEWEEILARDGPAVWRTAFRIIGDRADADECFQEAFLAAWEVARRGPVRNWRALLQRLAAARAVDRLRRRVRRGGREEAVDWDALSGSSPLPSQPVEDAELSSELREALAELPAKQAEAFCLQALEDWSYAEIAEHLEETTDAVGVLLHRARKRLRSLLARPQAAEDPS from the coding sequence ATGCCGGAGTGGGAGGAGATCCTGGCCCGGGACGGACCGGCCGTCTGGCGGACGGCGTTCCGGATCATCGGCGATCGCGCGGATGCGGACGAGTGTTTCCAGGAAGCGTTCCTCGCCGCCTGGGAGGTCGCGCGTCGAGGACCCGTGCGGAACTGGCGAGCCCTGTTGCAGCGGCTAGCCGCGGCGCGAGCCGTGGACCGGCTGCGGCGGCGGGTTCGTCGGGGAGGTCGCGAGGAGGCCGTGGACTGGGACGCCCTGAGCGGGTCGAGTCCCCTGCCTTCGCAGCCCGTCGAGGACGCCGAACTCTCGTCGGAGCTTCGCGAGGCCCTCGCGGAACTCCCGGCGAAGCAGGCGGAGGCTTTCTGCCTTCAGGCCCTTGAGGACTGGAGCTACGCCGAGATCGCCGAGCACCTGGAGGAGACGACCGACGCCGTCGGCGTTCTGCTGCATCGGGCGCGGAAGCGCCTGCGCTCGCTCCTCGCCCGTCCCCAGGCCGCGGAGGACCCCTCATGA
- a CDS encoding LolA family protein — MNPIEPTPDPLDRLARAEAALKGSPSPEGPSAELVARTLAALRDADARPAPDPRIRRNPMFAMFKVAAAAVLALTAGVAYLISPRVEATTAFTEAAAKLRDARTLSYVGKMQMRQAGQERPTDVHMAFYFKDPGLSRIETGDPLMGVNVLDASQGRILALDVVNKTALVQDWKVPNNTKEKLAREAVGGAEQIRSFAGKDGQPLGRRKIGDVEAEGFRVEDSGFTWAVWVDPARKLPLLVETTVRIEGMDVALALSDFRIDPPLDDSLFQLAPPDGYRVRKLDTPLTGNLEESLVFLLRTYAEAADGSFPAKLDDSKAIHQKISKEKWAGPDDPKMIRFAQSVASSVVFIQFVLKDAYGYAPDKVKLGEPDKILFWYRPKGGQAYRAIFGDLHAEDVPVERLPEKPKF; from the coding sequence ATGAACCCGATCGAGCCGACCCCCGACCCCCTCGACCGCCTGGCGCGGGCCGAGGCCGCCCTGAAGGGATCGCCCTCGCCGGAGGGGCCCTCGGCCGAACTCGTCGCCCGGACTCTCGCCGCGCTCCGCGACGCGGATGCGCGGCCCGCGCCCGATCCTCGCATACGGAGAAACCCCATGTTTGCGATGTTCAAGGTCGCCGCCGCGGCCGTGCTGGCTCTCACGGCCGGCGTCGCCTATCTCATCTCGCCTCGCGTGGAGGCGACCACGGCGTTCACCGAGGCCGCAGCGAAGCTGCGGGACGCCCGGACGCTCTCCTATGTCGGCAAGATGCAAATGCGGCAGGCCGGCCAGGAGCGACCGACCGACGTGCACATGGCCTTCTACTTCAAAGACCCCGGCCTGAGCCGGATCGAGACCGGCGATCCGCTGATGGGCGTAAACGTCCTGGACGCCTCCCAGGGGCGAATCCTGGCGCTCGACGTCGTCAACAAGACTGCGTTGGTCCAGGACTGGAAGGTCCCGAACAACACGAAAGAGAAACTGGCACGTGAAGCGGTCGGCGGCGCGGAACAGATTCGGTCGTTCGCCGGCAAGGACGGTCAGCCCCTGGGCCGTCGCAAGATCGGCGACGTCGAGGCCGAGGGCTTCCGAGTCGAGGACTCCGGCTTCACCTGGGCCGTCTGGGTCGACCCCGCGCGGAAGTTACCCTTGCTCGTGGAGACAACGGTCCGCATCGAAGGTATGGATGTAGCACTAGCACTCAGCGATTTCCGCATCGACCCGCCGCTCGATGACTCCCTGTTCCAGCTCGCTCCTCCCGACGGTTATCGAGTGCGGAAGCTCGATACTCCCCTGACGGGCAACCTTGAGGAGTCGCTCGTCTTCCTCCTGCGCACCTACGCCGAGGCGGCCGACGGCTCGTTCCCCGCGAAGCTCGACGATTCGAAGGCGATCCACCAGAAGATTTCCAAGGAGAAATGGGCGGGGCCAGACGATCCGAAGATGATCCGATTCGCCCAGTCGGTCGCTAGCAGCGTCGTCTTCATCCAGTTCGTTCTCAAGGACGCGTATGGATACGCCCCCGACAAGGTCAAGCTCGGCGAGCCCGACAAGATCCTGTTCTGGTACCGGCCGAAGGGGGGCCAGGCCTACCGGGCGATCTTCGGCGACCTCCACGCCGAGGACGTCCCCGTCGAACGTCTGCCGGAGAAACCGAAGTTCTGA